In the genome of Candidatus Nanopelagicales bacterium, one region contains:
- a CDS encoding acyl-CoA thioesterase II: MAHSTSAPDEQFIERLHLERVDRDIFTGFCHAGAPLRAFGGQVAAQALVAAGRTVDEPDRTVHSLHGYFIRPGHTTDPIVYMVDRTRDGRSFSTRRVQAIQYGETIFTMSASFAVIEPTLVHQMSAPSVPPPESLPLWHLPNADDGQRQIREGFPRHELLELKFVDAEDVLKATNGSAVRIAWMRTVEPLPEDPLLHVCTLTYFSDLTLIGAILAQHGGRTANTDLELASLDHAMWFHAPFRADEWLMFVMDSPVASGGHGLARGEFYRQDGTLVASAVQEALLRRSRG; this comes from the coding sequence ATGGCACACAGCACCAGCGCGCCGGATGAGCAGTTCATCGAGCGACTTCATCTTGAGCGCGTGGATCGAGACATCTTTACCGGCTTCTGCCATGCGGGAGCCCCACTGCGGGCGTTTGGTGGTCAAGTCGCGGCCCAGGCCCTCGTAGCGGCCGGCCGGACTGTCGACGAGCCTGATCGAACCGTCCATTCGCTTCATGGCTACTTCATCCGACCGGGCCACACGACTGATCCGATCGTGTACATGGTGGACCGCACCCGCGATGGTCGGTCGTTCAGTACGCGACGCGTGCAAGCAATCCAATACGGCGAGACGATCTTCACAATGTCAGCGTCGTTTGCTGTCATCGAGCCGACTCTGGTGCATCAGATGTCGGCACCATCGGTACCACCGCCGGAGTCACTACCCCTGTGGCATTTACCGAATGCCGATGACGGTCAACGTCAGATCCGCGAGGGCTTTCCCCGACATGAACTCCTTGAATTGAAGTTCGTTGACGCCGAGGACGTGCTGAAAGCAACCAACGGCAGTGCGGTGCGGATCGCCTGGATGCGAACCGTCGAGCCGCTGCCGGAAGATCCATTGCTGCACGTCTGCACCCTGACGTACTTCTCTGATCTCACTCTGATCGGAGCCATCCTTGCCCAACACGGGGGACGAACGGCCAACACGGACCTGGAACTCGCCTCACTCGACCATGCGATGTGGTTCCACGCACCCTTTCGGGCCGACGAGTGGTTGATGTTCGTCATGGATTCGCCGGTCGCTTCTGGTGGGCACGGGCTAGCTCGCG
- a CDS encoding Dyp-type peroxidase: MAGREISRRRLLAAAGGGAVVGGLVTASGISLTGDPQAVANPIGVATEPFYGAHQAGIVTAAQAHTRFVSFTIRPGVSKSVLGALLLKWTESAAAMTAAQAPALDTSPELFANGPARLTVTVAFGPGFFDRPGMARLRPDGLADLPAFHKDDLQPQWTGGDLFIQVSGDDPLVVSHATRSLITQGSQVAKAQWVQRGFLRSHGVSPDAAATQRNLMGNMDGTGNPQPTDGDFAEVVWSGTAMPQWARGGSFVILRRIRMLLDHWETHSREQQDEVIGRRKDSGAPLTGMVERDQPDFSAQNADGSLVIPAAAHIRLAHHTSTRGAKILRRSYSYDDGYRPDGQPDAGLMFIAWQADPRTGFVPIQNRLDVGDAMNHMTSAEGSAIALAPPGCQPGGYLGQELFDS, encoded by the coding sequence ATGGCTGGTCGTGAGATCTCTCGACGCCGATTGCTCGCGGCTGCCGGGGGAGGTGCCGTCGTCGGTGGTTTGGTCACTGCCAGCGGCATCTCCCTGACGGGGGATCCCCAAGCTGTCGCGAACCCAATCGGTGTCGCAACCGAGCCGTTCTATGGTGCGCACCAAGCAGGCATCGTCACGGCTGCGCAGGCACACACGCGATTTGTTTCCTTCACTATCAGGCCAGGTGTCAGCAAGTCAGTGTTGGGTGCGTTGCTGCTCAAGTGGACCGAATCGGCCGCAGCGATGACTGCGGCCCAAGCCCCCGCCCTCGATACGTCACCCGAGTTGTTTGCGAACGGGCCTGCCCGGCTCACCGTGACTGTCGCTTTTGGGCCCGGGTTCTTCGACCGACCGGGAATGGCACGGTTGCGCCCGGATGGTCTGGCTGACCTACCCGCCTTCCACAAGGACGATCTTCAGCCGCAGTGGACCGGCGGGGACTTGTTCATTCAGGTCAGCGGAGATGACCCGTTGGTTGTCTCCCATGCGACCCGATCGCTGATCACCCAAGGCAGTCAGGTGGCGAAGGCGCAGTGGGTCCAGCGCGGCTTCCTCAGGTCGCACGGAGTGTCGCCCGACGCCGCGGCGACGCAGCGCAACCTCATGGGAAACATGGATGGGACCGGAAACCCGCAACCCACGGATGGGGACTTTGCCGAGGTGGTGTGGAGCGGAACCGCGATGCCGCAGTGGGCAAGGGGTGGGTCGTTCGTGATCTTGCGGCGTATCAGGATGCTGCTCGACCACTGGGAAACCCACTCGCGCGAGCAACAAGATGAGGTGATCGGTCGGCGGAAGGACTCGGGCGCACCATTGACCGGAATGGTTGAACGAGATCAGCCCGACTTCTCCGCGCAGAATGCTGACGGCAGTCTGGTGATCCCGGCCGCAGCTCACATCCGATTGGCGCACCACACTTCCACCCGTGGTGCCAAGATCCTGCGCCGCAGTTACTCCTACGACGACGGCTACCGACCGGATGGCCAGCCTGACGCTGGACTCATGTTCATCGCGTGGCAGGCCGATCCCCGCACCGGATTTGTGCCTATCCAAAACCGGCTAGATGTCGGCGATGCGATGAACCACATGACGTCGGCCGAGGGCAGCGCGATCGCGTTGGCGCCTCCGGGATGTCAGCCAGGCGGGTATCTCGGGCAGGAGTTGTTCGATTCGTGA
- a CDS encoding copper chaperone PCu(A)C, producing the protein MMNNRNSTRAMGLAVGAVAVVALAACGSDSGSSAGSPSPTTPTVSDAKVMEPAGDMTAMFGTVSNPTSTVTTLTGCSSPVAGMCQIHEVIKTGNVEKMQQVPGGLQIPANGSVELKSGSYHVMLMNLKEKVAVGDSVDVSLQFSDGSVAVTAPVVSRSASPSAGM; encoded by the coding sequence ATGATGAATAACAGGAATTCAACCCGGGCCATGGGACTCGCGGTAGGTGCGGTCGCCGTGGTTGCGCTGGCCGCATGCGGCTCTGACAGCGGAAGCTCGGCTGGTTCGCCGTCGCCGACAACTCCGACTGTTTCTGACGCGAAGGTCATGGAACCGGCTGGCGACATGACGGCGATGTTCGGAACAGTCTCGAATCCGACCAGCACGGTGACGACGTTGACCGGCTGCTCCTCACCGGTCGCAGGGATGTGTCAGATCCACGAGGTGATCAAGACCGGAAACGTCGAGAAGATGCAACAGGTTCCTGGCGGACTGCAGATTCCCGCCAATGGCAGCGTTGAACTCAAGAGCGGCAGCTACCACGTGATGCTGATGAACCTCAAGGAGAAGGTCGCGGTCGGTGATTCCGTTGATGTGAGCTTGCAGTTCTCCGACGGCTCGGTCGCGGTCACAGCTCCGGTGGTGTCGCGCAGCGCAAGTCCAAGCGCGGGGATGTAA
- a CDS encoding SCO family protein: MSSLRRRGASFLVVGSAVALLVACGATASTEQDSTDGPVAVISRLGAPSPFRGTALARPIDKPDVTLTSTSGEQFSLAKDTTGKLVVLYVGFTHCPDVCPTTMADTAVALKQLPKPVRNDVEVVFVTADPRRDTVSRLQSWLGFFSADIVGLTGPWDKVEQVAHGVGIPIEKPVKAPDGAWVVEHGAEVLLFGKDGKAHEILTSGFPPADLANDLKLLSEGKQPA; encoded by the coding sequence GTGTCTTCTTTGCGACGCCGTGGCGCCTCGTTCCTCGTTGTCGGCAGTGCAGTTGCGCTGCTGGTGGCCTGTGGAGCGACCGCGTCGACGGAACAGGATTCAACTGACGGCCCAGTCGCGGTCATCTCTCGATTGGGAGCCCCGTCTCCCTTCCGCGGGACCGCGTTAGCCCGGCCAATCGACAAGCCCGACGTGACCCTCACGTCGACGTCGGGTGAGCAGTTCTCGTTGGCGAAGGACACTACGGGCAAGCTCGTGGTGCTCTACGTCGGATTTACGCATTGTCCCGATGTCTGTCCGACCACGATGGCCGATACGGCCGTTGCGCTCAAGCAGTTGCCCAAGCCCGTTCGCAATGACGTTGAGGTCGTCTTTGTGACGGCCGATCCACGGCGCGACACGGTCAGTCGACTGCAGTCGTGGCTGGGGTTCTTCAGTGCCGACATCGTCGGTCTGACCGGGCCATGGGACAAGGTCGAGCAAGTCGCACACGGTGTGGGCATTCCGATTGAGAAACCGGTCAAGGCACCGGATGGGGCGTGGGTGGTCGAACACGGAGCAGAAGTCCTGCTCTTCGGCAAGGACGGCAAGGCTCACGAGATCCTCACCAGCGGGTTCCCGCCGGCTGATCTCGCCAACGATCTCAAACTACTTTCTGAAGGGAAACAACCAGCATGA